The following proteins are encoded in a genomic region of Pyrus communis chromosome 11, drPyrComm1.1, whole genome shotgun sequence:
- the LOC137709390 gene encoding F-box/LRR-repeat protein At3g26922-like: MKSRMEETSSEAPNTRNLNDLPEELLLHILSLLPTLDSVQTSLISRKWRPLWSRVPSLNFNYQLFPPYEPPLDTRQFYAEFIDRVLISRPNSPVHTFRLSFIYHHYYASHVDSWLRSAVTNLRARELYLHFFIDLNFYNDESQNHIYDFRFSLLRNGCVEKLILMRCDLTLPAKLSTMRFGSIRFICFDHVYLEDPAVKDLLCACPNMEVLEINGCLGPHHLEICSTSLKGLILEFGYITEKKQTLLVDCPKLCSISIHSCDFEECVLKNASSLVEFHVDFLHQIDKSYRPWSNVVRLLEQAPNVKHLNVQNWWFKFLTSKNTFPESFVLHNLKLLVLRTGFTRYDRVGMAALLKLCANLETLILESPFKMEKDESLPEEILKKPVHLSMPSLKQVKMKAFNGQKRQGSFVKILLRQGVVLEKIVLLPDEVGQDEPLPPIILNRKVSQAWELVTEPNSG; the protein is encoded by the exons atgaaatcgAGGATGGAGGAGACGAGCAGTGAAGCCCCAAACACTCGAAACCTAAACGATCTTCCGGAGGAGCTCCTCCTCCACATCCTCTCCCTCCTCCCCACATTGGACTCCGTCCAAACCTCCCTCATCTCTCGCAAATGGCGCCCCCTCTGGTCCCGCGTCCCCTCCCTCAACTTCAACTACCAACTCTTCCCGCCGTACGAGCCGCCGCTGGACACCCGCCAGTTCTACGCCGAGTTCATCGATCGCGTCCTCATTTCCCGCCCCAATTCCCCCGTCCACACTTTCCGCCTCTCTTTCATCTACCACCATTACTACGCCTCCCACGTCGACTCCTGGCTCCGATCCGCCGTCACCAACCTCCGCGCTCGGGAGCTCTACCTCCACTTCTTCATCGACCTTAATTTTTACAATGACGAAAGCCAGAACCACATCTATGATTTCCGTTTCTCTCTTCTTAGAAATGGGTGTGTTGAGAAATTGATCCTCATGCGTTGTGATCTTACTCTGCCGGCGAAATTGTCCACCATGCGGTTCGGGTCGATTCGGTTCATCTGTTTCGATCACGTTTATTTGGAGGACCCGGCCGTGAAGGATCTGTTATGTGCTTGCCCCAATATGGAGGTTTTGGAAATTAACGGCTGTTTGGGGCCTCACCATTTGGAGATATGCAGCACAAGTCTTAAAGGGCTAATACTTGAATTTGGGTATATCACAGAGAAGAAGCAGACGTTATTGGTTGATTGCCCGAAGCTTTGTTCGATCAGTATTCATAGTTGTGACTTTGAAGAGTGTGTACTTAAGAATGCTTCTTCTTTGGTTGAGTTTCATGTTGATTTTCTGCATCAAATTGATAAATCGTATCGTCCTTGGAGTAATGTTGTTAGGCTACTCGAACAAGCACCAAATGTTAAGCATCTTAATGTGCAAAATTGGTGGTTCAAG TTTCTGACATCAAAGAATACTTTTCCCGAAAGTTTTGTTCTCCACAATCTGAAGCTGTTGGTGCTGCGAACTGGGTTTACCCGATATGATCGCGTTGGCATGGCTGCACTGCTTAAACTTTGTGCCAATCTCGAGACACTGATTCTAGAATCCCCTTTCAAGATGGAGAAAGAT GAGAGTTTACCAGAAGAGATCTTAAAGAAACCAGTTCATTTGAGCATGCCAAGTCTCAAGCAAGTTAAAATGAAAGCGTTTAACGGACAAAAAAGACAAGgtagttttgtgaaaatcttgCTGAGGCAAGGAGTTGTCCTGGAAAAGATTGTACTTCTTCCCGACGAAGTTGGCCAGGACGAACCGCTTCCTCCGATAATTCTAAATAGAAAGGTTTCACAAGCTTGGGAGTTAGTCACAGAACCAAATAGTGGATAG